A window from Neobacillus sp. PS3-40 encodes these proteins:
- a CDS encoding RluA family pseudouridine synthase: protein MMNKPINVKKQKRNEQARETTLAVTEKTELMKFLLEKLAGKGRNHIKGILARGQVSVAGKKTTQYNHPLEVGQQVVISWAQVGNEEKLVGLKILHEDQDLIVINKEAGLLSIASEKEKKETAYHFLMEHVRLVNPKNRIFVVHRLDRDTSGVMMYSKSKEVQQLLQNSWKESVQDRRYIALVEGAVQKPEGTITSWLTESKTLKMYSNPTPNGGQKAITHYKVLEKNQNYSLLEVRLETGKKNQIRVHMQTLGHSIVGDKKYGSTQNPIGRMGLHALEIKFTHPTTGAIMHFKTDIPGKFLRMVK, encoded by the coding sequence ATGATGAACAAACCTATCAATGTAAAGAAACAAAAAAGAAATGAACAGGCACGTGAAACTACCTTAGCTGTAACGGAAAAAACTGAATTAATGAAGTTCTTGCTAGAAAAATTAGCAGGCAAAGGGCGCAATCATATCAAGGGAATATTAGCACGTGGACAGGTTTCGGTTGCTGGAAAAAAAACGACACAGTACAACCATCCGTTAGAGGTTGGGCAACAAGTTGTTATCAGCTGGGCTCAAGTAGGGAATGAAGAAAAGTTAGTAGGTTTGAAAATTCTTCATGAGGATCAGGACCTTATCGTGATTAATAAAGAAGCTGGTTTGCTATCGATTGCTTCTGAAAAAGAAAAGAAGGAAACAGCATATCATTTCTTAATGGAACATGTAAGATTGGTCAATCCAAAGAATAGAATATTCGTTGTTCATAGACTTGACCGAGATACTTCAGGAGTCATGATGTACTCGAAAAGCAAGGAAGTACAACAACTCTTACAGAACTCTTGGAAAGAATCTGTTCAGGATCGTAGATATATTGCTCTAGTGGAGGGTGCTGTTCAAAAGCCTGAAGGTACGATTACATCATGGCTAACAGAGAGCAAAACACTCAAAATGTATTCCAATCCAACACCGAATGGTGGGCAAAAAGCAATAACACACTATAAAGTTCTAGAAAAGAACCAGAATTACTCTTTACTAGAGGTCAGACTTGAAACCGGAAAAAAGAATCAAATCCGTGTTCACATGCAGACCTTAGGCCACAGCATTGTTGGCGATAAAAAATATGGCTCAACCCAAAACCCAATTGGTCGTATGGGGCTTCATGCTTTAGAAATTAAATTTACCCACCCAACAACTGGTGCGATCATGCACTTTAAAACGGATATACCGGGGAAGTTTTTGCGAATGGTTAAATAG
- a CDS encoding EAL domain-containing protein: protein MIQGLIEKDEFTHSYQYLYRIENMSAIGAEFLFRAEQGNPEFIFQMARETKKLYELDTKSIDKALQTYYSQQTIPIDGLLFINICPSTILHTQFPSFVAHLVEQFPESCKNVVFEISESEKASSEKLLKERIHFLKKLGYKIAVDDVGKGWSSLNLIIELDLDFIKLDRYFSIDLATTPKKQKMIQLLLNFFEDTKTSLVIEGIETSLDLQMAQYLGVHFCQGYLLSKPMPVLEV, encoded by the coding sequence ATGATCCAAGGACTGATTGAAAAGGATGAATTTACACATAGTTATCAATATTTGTATCGGATAGAAAACATGTCAGCAATTGGGGCTGAATTTTTATTCCGTGCAGAGCAAGGAAATCCAGAATTTATTTTTCAAATGGCAAGAGAAACGAAAAAGCTTTATGAATTAGATACAAAATCGATTGATAAGGCCCTTCAGACCTATTATTCCCAACAAACAATACCAATTGATGGATTGCTATTTATTAATATTTGTCCTTCGACGATCCTTCATACTCAATTCCCATCCTTTGTTGCCCACCTTGTAGAGCAGTTCCCTGAATCTTGTAAAAATGTTGTTTTTGAAATCAGCGAGTCAGAAAAAGCGAGTAGTGAAAAATTATTAAAAGAAAGAATTCATTTTTTAAAAAAACTTGGCTATAAAATTGCCGTCGATGATGTCGGTAAAGGGTGGTCATCATTAAATTTGATCATTGAACTTGACCTGGATTTTATTAAACTTGATCGCTATTTTTCAATTGATCTAGCGACTACACCAAAAAAACAAAAAATGATTCAACTTCTTCTGAATTTTTTCGAAGATACAAAAACAAGCTTAGTAATAGAAGGAATAGAAACAAGTCTGGATTTACAGATGGCTCAATACTTGGGTGTGCATTTCTGTCAAGGATACTTGCTTTCAAAACCAATGCCGGTGCTAGAAGTTTGA
- a CDS encoding VanZ family protein: MEPYRIPVMGNSFKKNRKFLLKIALILLWGLFLSLNTWTVSLEHLIAFQSASFKWVWSPNFLSFFYFYDFTLIHPDFLLVKLGHFMGFAIMDLLVFNLFKRHKISISISITYAFLTEFLQLFFGRDGRLYDLGIDSLGVLSIYFFIQLFKLTGKQ, encoded by the coding sequence ATGGAGCCATATCGTATTCCTGTAATGGGGAATTCCTTCAAAAAGAATCGAAAGTTCCTACTGAAAATTGCCCTTATTTTATTATGGGGACTGTTTTTATCCTTAAATACGTGGACTGTAAGCTTAGAACATCTTATAGCATTCCAATCTGCTAGTTTTAAGTGGGTATGGTCTCCCAATTTTTTATCATTCTTTTATTTTTATGATTTTACATTGATTCATCCAGATTTTCTTCTGGTGAAACTTGGACATTTTATGGGCTTTGCAATCATGGATCTTCTTGTTTTCAATCTTTTTAAAAGACATAAAATTTCAATCAGCATATCGATTACCTATGCATTTCTAACTGAGTTTTTACAGCTTTTTTTTGGCAGAGATGGCCGGCTATATGATCTTGGAATAGATTCATTAGGGGTTCTATCCATTTATTTTTTTATTCAATTATTTAAATTAACAGGCAAACAGTAA
- a CDS encoding VanZ family protein — MGKKKWIITLILWLAMIFICTQLPYFKGENTEAAIHKTISTSHVDLKLLNLIVRKATHLTVFGILAVLFFKSLGKFRFAYILSWFLTVVYAITDEYHQSFMPGRESSYKDVMLDSIGAILALLIVYFMKKRRSTAK, encoded by the coding sequence ATGGGGAAGAAAAAATGGATAATCACCTTAATACTGTGGCTAGCCATGATTTTTATCTGTACACAACTACCTTACTTCAAGGGAGAAAATACAGAGGCAGCTATTCATAAAACAATTTCCACAAGTCATGTGGATTTAAAATTATTGAATCTAATCGTAAGAAAGGCCACACATTTAACCGTTTTTGGGATACTTGCTGTCTTGTTCTTCAAATCGCTGGGAAAATTCCGATTTGCCTACATCCTTTCATGGTTTCTGACGGTTGTTTATGCGATAACGGATGAGTATCATCAATCATTTATGCCTGGAAGAGAATCTTCGTATAAGGATGTAATGCTCGATTCCATCGGGGCGATACTTGCTTTATTGATTGTTTATTTTATGAAAAAACGACGAAGTACAGCAAAATAA
- the ilvB gene encoding biosynthetic-type acetolactate synthase large subunit, translating into MEFGMDFLFESLTTNNVDCVFGCDAEAFLPESCISEVRYVQLTHEQSAVHAADGYARATGQPGVVLLSSASGVTNAVTGIATASSDSVPLVIFAGALVDKPLNETVQAVDISGITMPITKHIFKINKQSGLATVVQQAISIAVNGRPGPVLIEVTAEAIPSDNFIPDQMTISENNKTKNLQKSIELAAKYLEAARKPVFFIGGGAVISGATQILTEIAHKTRIPVVSSLLGIGAIDATDPLYLGMLGMHGTYAANKAVHHSDLLICIGVRFSDRATGKISGFSPKSKKIHVDIDPSEINKIIPVDLPIVSDATEFLTSLKDQLNYGRIRGNTEIWVNESTEWKRTVPLFDKSNSLLSPHRVIRMLNEYSNEEAIVVTDVGQHQMWTAHNYKFTKPRTLVTSGGLGTMGYGLPAAIGVAAANITKQVICISGDGSFQMNLRELMTAVKYQLPIKIAIMNNGYLGMVRQWQELFYDGRYSAVKMTSPDFVKLAQAYGAAGYKARSEEEAQQVISEAFRQSGPVVMEFDVVEEENVYPMVPPNHSNDQVILSRQ; encoded by the coding sequence ATGGAATTTGGAATGGATTTTCTATTTGAATCATTAACTACGAATAATGTGGACTGTGTTTTCGGATGTGATGCGGAGGCATTTTTACCAGAAAGCTGTATATCTGAAGTCCGTTATGTCCAATTAACGCATGAACAATCTGCTGTCCATGCAGCCGATGGATATGCTCGTGCAACAGGGCAGCCAGGAGTAGTCCTGTTATCTTCTGCATCAGGAGTCACCAATGCAGTTACAGGAATTGCGACTGCAAGTAGCGATTCTGTCCCATTGGTTATTTTTGCAGGGGCATTGGTGGATAAACCTTTAAATGAAACTGTTCAAGCGGTTGATATTTCAGGTATCACCATGCCAATCACAAAGCATATTTTTAAAATAAACAAGCAGTCAGGCCTTGCTACTGTAGTCCAGCAAGCTATTTCGATTGCGGTAAATGGTAGACCAGGCCCTGTTTTGATTGAAGTTACAGCAGAAGCTATTCCGTCAGATAACTTTATTCCAGATCAAATGACTATTTCAGAAAATAATAAAACAAAAAATCTGCAAAAGTCAATTGAATTGGCAGCAAAATACCTTGAAGCTGCCCGAAAACCAGTCTTTTTCATAGGCGGAGGTGCCGTTATTTCAGGCGCAACCCAGATTCTAACAGAAATCGCACACAAAACCCGGATTCCCGTGGTGAGCTCCCTTTTGGGGATTGGGGCTATTGACGCAACTGATCCCCTCTACTTAGGAATGCTCGGGATGCATGGTACATATGCCGCAAACAAAGCCGTTCACCATAGCGATCTACTTATTTGTATCGGAGTCCGTTTCAGTGACCGTGCTACTGGAAAAATTAGCGGTTTTTCGCCAAAATCGAAAAAAATTCATGTCGATATTGATCCTTCTGAAATCAATAAAATTATCCCTGTCGATTTACCGATTGTCAGTGATGCAACCGAATTTCTTACTAGTCTAAAAGATCAATTGAACTACGGACGAATTAGAGGCAACACAGAAATTTGGGTAAATGAATCAACCGAATGGAAACGAACAGTTCCTCTCTTTGATAAGTCGAACAGTCTCTTAAGTCCGCATCGGGTGATCCGGATGCTTAACGAGTATTCCAACGAAGAAGCAATTGTGGTGACGGATGTTGGGCAGCACCAAATGTGGACAGCACACAATTATAAATTTACCAAACCACGGACACTCGTTACTTCCGGTGGATTGGGTACGATGGGCTATGGTCTACCAGCAGCCATTGGGGTCGCAGCCGCAAACATAACAAAACAAGTGATTTGTATTTCTGGCGATGGCAGTTTCCAAATGAATCTGCGCGAACTGATGACCGCAGTAAAATACCAGCTTCCCATTAAAATTGCGATCATGAATAATGGCTATCTTGGCATGGTTCGCCAGTGGCAAGAACTGTTCTATGATGGTCGCTATTCCGCGGTTAAAATGACTTCGCCGGATTTTGTGAAGCTTGCTCAGGCCTATGGTGCGGCAGGATACAAGGCTCGGTCTGAAGAAGAGGCGCAACAGGTGATTAGTGAAGCGTTTAGACAATCTGGGCCTGTTGTCATGGAGTTTGATGTGGTAGAGGAGGAAAATGTTTATCCAATGGTTCCCCCTAATCATAGTAATGATCAGGTAATTTTATCGCGGCAGTAA